Proteins from a genomic interval of Rhodothermales bacterium:
- the eutM gene encoding ethanolamine utilization microcompartment protein EutM produces MSDDYGIALGMIETRGLVGAVEAADAMVKAARVQLIGKETIGGGYVTVMVRGDVGAVKAATDAGAAAAERVGELVSVHVIPRPHSDVEQILPSGS; encoded by the coding sequence ATGTCAGACGATTACGGTATTGCCCTCGGAATGATTGAGACCCGCGGACTCGTGGGTGCGGTCGAGGCCGCCGACGCCATGGTGAAAGCCGCCCGGGTGCAGCTGATCGGGAAGGAGACCATCGGCGGTGGTTATGTCACCGTGATGGTGCGGGGAGACGTGGGCGCAGTCAAGGCGGCGACCGATGCCGGAGCCGCAGCGGCCGAACGTGTGGGCGAACTGGTCTCCGTGCATGTGATTCCGCGTCCGCACAGCGACGTGGAGCAGATTCTCCCGTCGGGCTCCTGA
- a CDS encoding histidine phosphatase family protein, with the protein MTSSFTVYLARHGETEYNRKRLMQGRSIDAPLNERGIRQAEALAKRMVPVQLDTVYASALLRARQTAERVVGGRGLNVTTLPDLAEMSWGSLEGRPISELRAHLREVGADWRAGHFDFAVGGGESILDVQNRAQSVLDHLMNTHSAGQNIMVVTHGRFLRVLLATALPETGLTRMDDFPHANCGLYRMEGLRDGTFTLTLRNETGHLEHLSDAA; encoded by the coding sequence ATGACCTCTTCTTTCACCGTTTACCTGGCTCGCCATGGCGAGACCGAGTACAACAGGAAGAGGCTTATGCAAGGCCGTTCCATAGACGCTCCATTGAATGAGCGCGGGATTCGCCAGGCCGAAGCACTTGCAAAGCGGATGGTGCCGGTGCAGCTGGATACCGTGTATGCAAGCGCACTGCTTCGGGCCCGCCAAACTGCGGAGCGCGTCGTCGGTGGACGTGGCTTGAATGTCACCACACTACCCGATCTGGCTGAAATGAGCTGGGGGTCCCTCGAGGGAAGACCCATTTCGGAACTGCGCGCTCATCTTCGTGAGGTCGGAGCCGATTGGCGTGCCGGACACTTTGACTTTGCCGTCGGTGGAGGAGAAAGCATCCTCGACGTGCAGAATCGCGCGCAGTCGGTGCTGGACCACCTCATGAACACACATTCCGCCGGCCAGAATATCATGGTCGTCACACATGGTCGTTTCCTACGCGTGCTGTTGGCCACGGCACTGCCGGAGACCGGCCTGACACGTATGGATGATTTCCCTCATGCGAACTGTGGACTTTACCGGATGGAGGGTCTTCGCGACGGGACCTTCACGCTGACGCTGCGCAACGAAACCGGACATCTGGAACACCTGTCAGACGCCGCATGA
- a CDS encoding BMC domain-containing protein: MAGQEALGLVETRGLVAALEAADAAAKAARVKLIGVRKTNPALMTVQVVGETAAVRSAVDAARAAAERVGTVVSVHVIPRPSADVARMQGMDVTEQAAPKAPRRPSPRRTQPATLAAPPQSTSPATLESMTVRELRALARSTEGLPIKGREIARASKAELLKAFGR, translated from the coding sequence GTGGCAGGGCAGGAGGCCCTGGGTCTGGTAGAGACCCGAGGATTGGTTGCCGCGCTGGAGGCGGCCGATGCCGCTGCGAAGGCAGCCCGCGTCAAACTTATCGGCGTTCGAAAGACGAATCCGGCCCTGATGACTGTGCAGGTCGTAGGCGAAACCGCTGCCGTGCGCTCCGCCGTCGATGCGGCTCGCGCCGCTGCCGAGCGGGTAGGCACCGTGGTCTCCGTGCACGTGATCCCTCGACCCTCCGCCGACGTGGCGCGCATGCAGGGCATGGATGTGACCGAGCAGGCCGCTCCGAAGGCGCCGAGGCGCCCATCGCCCCGCAGAACGCAGCCTGCCACGCTGGCGGCCCCGCCTCAGTCCACGTCTCCGGCCACACTTGAATCGATGACGGTGCGCGAGTTGCGGGCGCTGGCCAGAAGCACCGAAGGACTGCCGATCAAGGGTCGGGAGATTGCTCGTGCCAGTAAAGCCGAACTGTTGAAGGCGTTCGGTCGTTAG
- the gatC gene encoding Asp-tRNA(Asn)/Glu-tRNA(Gln) amidotransferase subunit GatC translates to MSVSIEDVRYVARLARLSFSPEEEEAMARDLSRVLDYMQKLNELDTTDVPPMAHVLDRVDVFRADRQESRISHQDALKNAPDHDGSHFRVPKVI, encoded by the coding sequence ATGTCAGTCAGCATCGAAGACGTACGGTATGTGGCCCGCCTGGCGAGGCTTTCGTTCTCCCCGGAGGAGGAGGAGGCCATGGCCCGGGACCTGTCGCGCGTGCTGGACTACATGCAGAAGCTCAATGAGCTCGACACGACGGACGTACCACCCATGGCCCACGTGCTGGATCGTGTGGATGTATTTCGTGCAGACAGGCAGGAAAGCCGGATTTCGCATCAGGACGCGCTCAAGAATGCGCCTGACCACGACGGCTCGCATTTCCGGGTGCCAAAGGTCATTTGA